The DNA window ACTATTTTCAAATGCAAGTTTATTATATGGAAAGTTTGAGTAatcaaaagtaactaaaatatatataagctATTTATTCTGAATAATTTCAGACTAACAAACAGAATAGCTGATACTGTTacaaattactaatttttttactACTAACTttcaagaaagtttttttttaattattagccAATAGTACGTTACACGCAAAAATCTGCggaaaataaatgtatgtaattcTGCATACATCATTTCTAgcatacatttttttcaaataaatcagtGCAGGCAAATATAAAAACCCTGAAAATTCTTTTGATCTCCTGTTAGGGGGTTTTACACGACAACCAGACTGTCTGAATTTAACAGTACTGATAAACAgcattcatttatattttatataaaaaacttaatGTTTCCTCAGCTTATCAATTACTTTATTGTGGCGAAGtaaaaggatttttattttaattagttactagaaaacaaacatataatgtgTACACTGCCAGTGGTGCTTGTGTTTTCTGGTAAGaactatttttatctgttttattatcattattactgatgttaataataacatagttaaatgttttgattttacagttttttatatcGACTCCTTTGTGTGTTTTCATGAAGAAGGCGACGGACATAATTTTCATAGTGAACAGAGCTCTACACTTATTTAGTCCGTAGATACTTATTTTGAATAGATCATGCTTGTTTTCATTTGAGTCACTGCAGCTAATCCTGAAAATCCCCAAAATACGCCTAATCTTTGATATAGCGGTCatcttatagaaatttcaaaatCTAAATATAAACACTTATTGTGAATCAAGTCTTACATTTGCACTCCAATTATCATGTAAATCACTCAATCAAGTTCTGAAAGCTCCCAAAAGCTCTTTGACTTCAAAATGCTCAAACTAGAAATTTCTGAGTCTGAATTTatagtattgttttaaatagttCTCTTACATGTTAGTCATTCGTATTGTGTGGAGGTCAAAACCCTATGTACAAAATGTGCAGTTTTGTCAAAAACTGTGGaggaaatacaaaaatacaaaattcgaGTGAAGATTAAAGTAAGAATGTCTAAGtgtatttattataacataattcgttaaagtaaaagttaaaattgtAATGTATAAACTGATTATGCACTTTACAAAATTTCAGTTcattttataagtatatttttatttttccttctcaCAAGAAAAAAGCTTTGCTTTGAAAGTTGTAAATGTTTTCTATATGTTCTTCTGGCCTTAGTAAAAATTCTAGGTGACTACTTGTCTAGTCTTTTTTGCATTTGTTCGTGTTTAACAGGTAACACCACGTATTATATCTCAAGATTTTTTCTTTACGAATGCAATGTCAAGTTCCCAATTTAAAACTGTGCGAAAACTTAACAACAGGATTGAAATAGGTCTtgattatattgttataaatgaaaattatacatGAAAACACCTTCGATATAGTATTCACAGGCCTAGtctttacatgtaaaaaacattatttgtgtaACACTAGTGATCTTCATTACAGAATAACCAAaagttacattttctttcagtaaatattcttatacaaaaaaaaaaagtcagtctTATCTTATCGCAGTTGGTCTGTACGAGTATAAGCAGAGTCTGATGTCAGTCTATAATCATTATCTTCTACGAACGAAATTATTTCTGGaaaaaacaattgttattatCATATTCAAACAAAATCAGAGTGTTTATGTATATCTTGCTGTTTGATTTTTACAACCAAGaaaataggttttaaaatattaatattcgcatctatatatatttaaatagagGGAGTTCCAAACATTCCCAGTGTTCTTCGCGGCGGCGGGAACTTCGCATTAGCCGGGCAAATTTAGCTTTAGGCGGGAATTGGAGTCACCTTTCTGGCTTTTATTAAAGAGCAGCTGGATTGTATTAGAAAAGTTTAAACGTCTTCAGACTCTAGTATGGCTATGTGTAATACTAGTAGTAATTCTGGCCCCACACGAAAGATTTCCAAAGAACTTGCAAGCAGTGATTTGAATAAAATGAACAGTCCACCTCTCAAAGATCTTCGAATGTATCCATGGAACTGGGGCGAAAGTGCAAGTAAGATTCAGCTTAGCCCTGGTAGTAGTACGTCGTGTTCTTCCGAAGCTGAGCTTTTAAGTTCATCCCCAGATGATAGTGTTGCTTTGTCGACAAACAGCAACAACCAAAAACAGAAAGAGTGTGGTCGGCGTGGAAGACCAAAATTAGATTCATTAACCAATCTAATACTCGAAGGATCATCGTCTAAAAGTTCTATTAGATGTAATGTATGTAACAGGGTATTTCCTCGTGGGAAGTCTCTTCAAGCTCACATCCGGACACACACAGGTTAGCAAcatatttgtttagaaaacacGAGAAAAGTTAGTAACTTTGTAATCTAAAACAACAGGAAAAGCTCATCACCATTCTGAATACAACTGATATGCTGATACAGCAACTATACTGAAATGTGGCAGGATTGTTCATTACTAGTCATTTTGCAGCTTGTTCCATGGTAGTTTTCTCCTTAAAATCATAAGAATTAGCATTGTCACTACTAGTATCATTGATTTACTTCTCTAAgatatatttttggttatttttcctATTATCTTTGTTAAcaagaccctagatatgtacagcATCATGGGTTAGAGGATAATTTATCTTtagttaaagtttgttttaaatgccTACTACTATCATAAATGGTCTGCTGCTTACATGTTTCTACTGCCATGGAAAATATTGAAGGCTTattgctttaaaatgttttctgttgCTCAGCAGACCCAAAATGAGTATCTTTCCTTGCAAAGGGTAGTAGAGTGTTATTTCAactgaaattaaaagtttatctATGATGTTATtgcattattaattatttgtttaatgtttttagtaCCATGACTCACGTGTATATCAACATTCCATTAAATAAGATTATGCAGATCATACATATAATGTGCAAATTAACTCTATAGAGTTAATCAGTAactttaataatgtaaatttgtaatattttaggtGAGCGACCCTACGTATGTAAATTTCTCAACTGTGGGAAAGCATTTGCACAGAGTGGTCAACTGAAAACACATCAACGACTGCACACTGGTGAAAAACCATTTTGCTGTACTGTAGTTGGTAAGAGCAAAGAACCAAGATATAACAATTATAGATTTTCAGTTAAATCcaattactaataataattacattttattaaaacataaaaaggaCAGTAACTACACATGTGAACATCTTAGTATGTCATTGAAACTTGTTTATAGTTTAGAGAAAAGACATGGACTGTTTAATTGCTAATATAAATCTTGTCATGGTCAGAAGgaaacttttaccaaaataagtttctttcaaaaatgtttcaattcaataaaaaaactaatgGCTGTTTTTCTTTAATCCAAGCTGTTTAAATTTGCAGTGTaacatgttaaattttgtttcctATGTAGAGAAAACACctgtatattatttatgttcatttaatttcttaatagcacataagaattttgtaatattctGAGAAAAAATGTTAAGGGAAGTTTTAGGTAGCTTTATTGTTTCTCTTGAACAATATAGATCTCAATAATGAAAATGATACAATAACTAGTAAGACAGTAACTCATGCTTTTATAAACAGTGAGGATTTCTGTTTCATTCTCATAAATGTAATTATGTTGCATACATAAAACTGGACTTGTTTAGgaggtaattatttttaaatgctcAAGTTTTCCTTTTCTAGGTTGTACAAGCCGGTTTACTCATGCCAATCGCCATTGTTCGCATCACCCATGGGCAGTACTTCAGAGAGAACAATCTACCCCCCAACAACTGAGAACACCATTGTCCTTTAATGATGAAAACAGTTGCAAGCAAGATTTTAGGTAggtttaattaattcaacataaaTAAATCTACCAACAGGGTATTCAACTTGTTAGAGGTACTAGTTTTATACTTGCAGTTCCATACCACATAATGTTGTGCTCTTTCTTGTCAGTAAACTGAACCATTAAGATAATTCACATTACCACTATATACTAGACTTTTCATACAATCATAAATTAATAACCACTATTAGGAGGTACTTTAGTCTAAATTTGGGAGAAGTCACTTGTTTTGGACACAAAATTTGTTGTTGCTTGTAAATGTTTGGCAAGTCCCTTCTATATGGAAACTTGCCTCATTTATgcttgattacactatgtaacaaaatttttaccttttcttgttccaggacagaaagtgttatttcccaattgcttatgcctaaagtaaatggaaaagacctatttttctcttcaaactgcttttgtgacctgagagcgtACAACGAAAACATGAGAGACTATTTGTGGGCTGATACATGAaactgatttacattacagttgcaaatcttgaaaaactactcacttcaaaacatttttgtagaactttagtataaatacatgtaaatcttgattcatatgttgtcttagtgagaccttatgtaaatgaaaatatgcagaTTTGCtcaattttacaaagaaaataggttaacttctaaattgaagggaataatggccattttctgtactttcacaacataagcaattaagaaataccACGTACTatacaagaacaaaatttgtgttacatggtgttattgcTCCCCAAGTTAATTTTCTGTATAACTAACTAATGAAAatcaaaaatgaaacattaatatttttattgtgaaattcttTCCATGTATGTCATATATAATGTAAATTGTATTCACTTCAGTTGGAAAATAAATCttattcttaaattttttattacaagtacTTCTGGCAAGTAAGGGAAGAAAAGGGTATATTTTTTCATGCTAACTGTCAAAGatactttaatttttacagaAATAAGAGGTTTGTGAATGGAAACCTCCATCTTCGACAGAGAAAGTTTCAAGAAGAACTAGAAGAAGCTTCAATGAATGATGATTCCTCTGTCCAAACAATTGTACCAGAAATGGAAATTCTTTCAAATGAACACAAAGCCAAGTTATTGGGTGCTTTAGCCTTATTAGAACTTGCTCGTGCACCGGTGACTCAGCAAAAGAGTTGTTTGGCAAATATTGAGTcatcaaaatgattttaaaaattccCAAAATCTTAAATTACATTTGTGTATATGGTTGCAGATTTGTATGATGTATATCAGTTTGtagatagttttatatataattgtatattctTACAAGAAGGCCCAAAATCAGGACTACAGCAGTTATGCTTTGTAATTGtagttttacaaatgtttaatttcaatagACATGTTCAGTCTAATTTTTTAACCGAATGCTGTTTGTGTTAACATAACTTAAGATATGgatttttcttaaatttgtacAACTACAgattttattatctacaaaatttaaaataatcaacttgCAACATTTGTAGCattaatatatacttttgttttaataaactatttttttcaaccacagaaataacattttacagaatattgtgtaagttatataaatgtaaaacttgcaagtAGTAACtttgtatattgttattaattacattttactgttaatttcacaaaattaacattttttcagTTCCCTGAAAAGAATTGATATCATGCAAAGTGTACAAAACCCTGATTAACTATTGTCATTTACAATACTAAAGAAAAATTGGTTTTTAACTACAGATCtcctttttgttattgttactttataatgttacttaatatatagcttttattattttataaatttgtaccATAAATGAAAATCAAATTGAAAATCTAATAAATTTTAACTGTTCATTTTAATACTTTGCTGGTTAATTTACAGTGAGAAaagctaaaattttaattttactattcCTATCtgttttaacacatttattgagAAACAgacatcttgttttgtttttaaccagtTGGTAAAGTTtgacttgtttaaaaaaaaaatggaagtcATAGAAAGGTTTTATATATTGCTTGAAATTGAATTACAAGACCATAAAAATTCATGCAGTTAAaactttttgaaaacattttaaaatagtctACTTAATTtcaatgatattaaatattaaaagtatttcatttctttaatgcTGCATAATTACAATACTTTGGGAAATGTATCTTTTTTGGAGAGTTATTTCCGAAAACTTGAAGTAGAACgaacagaaataaaatttataaaaaatggaGAAGTTCGCTGAAACAAGTCATGTCAAAAAATCAAATGAATGGGTAACTGTACTGGTATATATCTTCAcaataatatttcaagaaaagtaaaatacttatttgtaaacaaatatactGCTTCAGGATTAGAAAGTTCAAAATAATGCTTATAATTTAACCTCAACTAAaccttttaatgttttacatatgaTTTATAGTGCTTTTTCTAGCAAAGTATTAATACTTTTGTGTGATattataaatcatataataagtctgattattttaattatatcattcTTTACTGGCCCAGTACAGGTTTTTAGAAAGTAGTGTATGATAGCAAATAAACTACAATCTGTTGTACAAGCATGCTTTAATAGCAGCATACATGACAACTAAAATATAGTAGTAGAACTATTAGATACTCTTGCTTAAAAATTGTATTGGCTTAGTATGTTTGACATAATTAAAATTGTCTTATTGTGATGTAATATCAATCATTACCCACATAAAATATTGTGCAAATGTTttattgctttatatatatattgcttttatTAAGATATGTTACAAAACTTATGTGGTTTGATGGTATGATATCAGGgtgtttttcatataattttaaatgcCAGCCAAATGTTGGTGAAAAGTACTCTCTGTGAAATCAAGCTTAAgagttaaataaaagtaatttataaaatatttactgatcTGTTTTGTCTTTTAAATGATGTGACTCTTTATAATAAGGAGTGAGTTGATTTCAAGAGTTAAACCactggatttatttatttattagatttgttACTGCCTTTGTATTGAAGAGAAATTTCATTGatataataagatattaataaCTACAATTGTCATTCTACCAAAGGAATTTGCTGTAAGTTTATTAGACACTTTTTTAATGACAACATCGtccaaatttttgttgttttttaaaagtttgacCTACTACATGCAGTCATTAAGAACACCAAGCAAACTTCTACATGAGAATaccatgtatttataataaacaaactatagtGATGTCAATAATAACCATCAAATTATCACAttctttatatattatgtttaaaccAGTTAAAATGTCCAtgtgtatatatctataaaaTGGTGAATATTTCAATGACAGAATTGAAACATTCTCTCACAAGTACTAAAAAATATTTCCTGTTTCAAGTCGGAAACTTTTACTCAAGGATATAGAAAGCAAAGATTATGACACTTGCTGTCGTTTCAAACTACTGGTTATCTTATTTATGTAAACCAATGTTATACTAGACACTGTACTGCAAATACTACTTGATAGCTTGGAATGCAAAATTACTATTTCTTTTCAGTTAATAATTCACTATCCTAAGTTAAAAtgattcaataataataatacaatgtagTGCATACATTATACCTTACCAAACCACCTGAAGGGTTAGAAAGCTAGGGCCACAACACTAAAACTGAATTATCAAACTCCTGGCTATAATCTTTAGTTGTTCAAACTGTTGATGTACTAAGTATCAACTGTTCTAGCTTTGACAATTAGTTAGTCCTACCATTATTGGCTACAAACTGTTTATGTGATGTAAAACAGAAAACTGCAGACTTCTCAACTGATCACAGGTTGAGTCCAGTTTCTCATTACTGTTAACTTAGTAAGATCTGCACACAATATGACTAAGAAATTGCATTCCTTTGTGCATGCATTTTCCTGGTTTCAATTTCAAGCCCATTTTATTCATCCACTGGAATACCATTATAAGGTTTTCAATTTCGGATTCGAACAAATGGTTAAACACCAAAAACTGTAAGCCAAGCATCTTTCCCATTGCACTCTCTTCAGTATAAACTATGCTAGTCTCTGTTACGTGTTGTAAGCTATCTCGAACAAGTCTAATTTATAATGCTAGGCATTAAGATTTTCAAATTGCTTGAAGTTTCAATTTCAATTTAGAAGTCAATTGAATgttgatatatattaaatttacacaattttcttaacacatctgtttcaatatacaaaaaaaataatacaatttataataacagttatcacaaatgatggtttatacgcaagagttttaaaaatatattgagtcttctatttggtctagaactgaatattttatcggtgGTCCAAATctacaagcaaattaattctgagttgatattgttacacctcacttaaactagctagcttggttggctTAATGCCGTTTATAAGCTGACATTTACCGAAGGAAATACTTAATATCCGAAACTGAACGGTTCTTTTTGTTCGCAATCTattaacgttcctggtcaaactGTGTAATTTCCGTTTAACAGGCgtcaatcacaattatagcttccgaggcctatAACACATTGACTGCAGTTAtctaataattttctttcttggCATGTTGCTTTTATATGAATCACGCGAGACCCCATAATGTTCACCAAGGTCTGCTTGGTAACAATACTGTTAATCACCACcattacatacacacctagaacattgttgattcttacacttaagaatcttctacaaattttgagaacatGTGGAACTTGTGCTATACACACCCAACAACATAGGTCAgagacaaaaaagaaaactacactgaaacaaacatggccactaaaataaatgtacaacagtaaatctatCACACTTCTTAAAGATGGCAAATGGATTACTCAGAAAAACAGACATTATACGAAACTCACACAAGCCATTTTTGTCCTAAAAGCTTGCGAATTTCAGGATTACagatacaaaattttaaacaaacaaaaacctaaaaCGTCGAGACATTCTTAAATTCATGTCAAGGGAAAGGCATGAATGTAAGTTACCGAATTTGCTCATCTAAAATCAGCATAGATTCCAGTGCTTCAGGAAAACCAGCATAAAAATTGCTTCATCAgcaaacgcaaacgaacttggcagtaTATATAAAGAGAAGTTTCAAGAATTCCCTCCCCAAAtggggtgatcaggaacgttgtggttccttttcgtcccctcacgtgagagattatttaactgtacttaaaactttgcctgtatttaatttttacttgtttaaaatgataaagtgcgatggggcattataaaattaacgGGTGAGAAAGAGCGAAACAAAGGCGACACCAAAGAAGTGGGCAAGAGATCTGGGGTGGGGGGGAgggccccgagaaaacccactttcggcgcctgtcctgtgcccgaatctgaaaaagaaaaatatataaaaataaatttaccttaTCTGTGATTGTGcactttgttgtgtaatttgtgattgttgaaatatgttatatggttaaatgtattttgtaggtgcactggctaatttacataatgaTGCAGTAAGTTgatttctgtgttctgcttttaaataatatttgtatgatatttctgtGGACCTGTTTCTAAGAGTTAGTAGGTTACTGATTTGGTATATATAGTTTACTGGTGTGTATGATGGTAGTCTGTTTGCTGCTctgagtattttattttgttgtacttggattttcTATAATGTGTTGttagacatattatatgtgacttgacatccatattctATTAACGGACGGAAGTAAGCCTCGTATATTTGGATGATAGTCTCAGGTGAAAAGTTTGAATGTTTACTACAGATGGTCGTtaaatgtgaaatgcgttttttgATGGATATATGTacgttgttaacatgttttttccatgttaatcttGAGTCTAAAGtaatgccaaggaatgtgatgtgctTGCTCAATGATGATAGGCGTATTGCCAAGTGTGATGTTTACTTTTTCCAGTTTTTCTGTGTCTTTTAAATTTCCTACAAAAAGTGATTGCTtgcgtttttgttggatttaaaactactctccacttgttgctccagctcgtgacattatttattgtttcttgaacgcgagacatggccattagtGGGTTTCTAGAGAtactccagatagcaatgtcgtCTGCGCATTGTGAATTGTAAGCGTACGTTAAACTGGGAAAAGGTACATCGCTGACAAAAATAATGTACAGGAGTGGCGAGAGGACGGATCCTTGTGACACTCCGGCAGTTATAttgaaagattttgataaagtttCGTTGACTTTTACTTgagctgttctatctgttaagaagtttgatatccatttaataaCAGTGTGATTTATTTTCACATGAGTTAATATATACTTAATAGCGTTATGCCAAACACTGTAAAAtgcttttttaacatctaaaCATACACCTATGGTTACCTGATTGTCATTAAATGCTTTGTAAATTGATtcagtgagtcgtgtgaggtgatctgttgtttgtctgtttttc is part of the Tachypleus tridentatus isolate NWPU-2018 chromosome 4, ASM421037v1, whole genome shotgun sequence genome and encodes:
- the LOC143249277 gene encoding zinc finger protein 367-like, with product MAMCNTSSNSGPTRKISKELASSDLNKMNSPPLKDLRMYPWNWGESASKIQLSPGSSTSCSSEAELLSSSPDDSVALSTNSNNQKQKECGRRGRPKLDSLTNLILEGSSSKSSIRCNVCNRVFPRGKSLQAHIRTHTGERPYVCKFLNCGKAFAQSGQLKTHQRLHTGEKPFCCTVVGCTSRFTHANRHCSHHPWAVLQREQSTPQQLRTPLSFNDENSCKQDFRNKRFVNGNLHLRQRKFQEELEEASMNDDSSVQTIVPEMEILSNEHKAKLLGALALLELARAPVTQQKSCLANIESSK